In one Nicotiana sylvestris chromosome 8, ASM39365v2, whole genome shotgun sequence genomic region, the following are encoded:
- the LOC138875146 gene encoding uncharacterized protein: MKAQALVDHLAENLVDDEYQPLSTYFLDEEVNSVEVIPEDTNAWKMFFDGADVEEWLIMGDSDLIIRQAQGEWETRDVKILPYRQYVEDLSKRFKSIEFRYIPRFHNELANALDTLASMLPYPGNVRIDPLEIQIRERHGYCNTVEVELDVQPWYHDIKRFLKTKEYPEQASGDQKKTIRRIANGFFLTGEVLYKRTLDLNILRCVDAQEARRIMNEVHTGACDPHINGYVLAKKILRASFITG, translated from the exons ATGAAAGCTCAAGCTTTGGTAGATCACTTAGCTGAGAATCTTGTCGATGATGAATATCAacctttgagtacttactttctggacgaggaagtaaattcagttgaggtaattCCAGAGGACactaatgcttggaaaatgttcttcgatggagct GACGTGGAAGAATGGTtaattatgggagattctgacttgattatccgacaagctcaaggtgaatgggaaactcgggatgtcaagatTCTTCCATACAGGCAatatgtggaagatcttagcaaacGGTTCAAATccatcgagttcaggtacattcctcggtttcacaatgagttagccAATGCACTAgatactttggcctcgatgctacCGTATCCAGGCAATGTCCGCATTGAcccattggaaatccaaatccgagaaagaCATGGTTATTGCAATACAGTTGAGGTAGAACTagatgttcagccatggtatcatgatatcaaaagattcttgaaaacaaaggaatatcccgagcaagctagtggagaccaaaagaaaACCATTAGAAGGATCGCCAATGGCTTCTTCTTGACCGGagaggtcttgtacaaaaggactctagATCTAAACATTCTAAGATGTGTGGATGCCCAAGAGGCCAGAAGAATCATGAATGAAGTGCACACAGGAGCGTGCGATCCCCATATAAATGGATACgtccttgcaaagaaaatccttcgagcaagttttattactggatga